The following are encoded in a window of Shewanella psychrotolerans genomic DNA:
- a CDS encoding YibL family ribosome-associated protein: MNLKQELQQLNDRLDKCRRKLDAAEKRGDQAVILQFKQEINAVTKQISSVRNQQTRLLNQKGTDVKSLPFSRELTKAEQADMGKLKKSVRGLVVVHPMTALGREMGLTKVTGFALKPF, translated from the coding sequence ATGAATTTAAAGCAAGAGTTGCAGCAACTTAATGATCGCTTAGATAAGTGTCGTCGTAAACTAGATGCGGCAGAGAAGCGCGGTGATCAAGCGGTTATTTTACAGTTTAAGCAAGAGATTAATGCTGTAACTAAACAGATTTCCAGTGTAAGAAATCAACAAACACGATTACTTAATCAAAAAGGTACTGATGTAAAATCGCTGCCGTTTAGTCGTGAATTAACTAAAGCTGAACAAGCCGATATGGGTAAGCTTAAAAAATCAGTGCGCGGGCTAGTGGTGGTACACCCAATGACCGCTTTAGGTCGTGAAATGGGACTGACTAAAGTCACAG